Proteins from one Juglans microcarpa x Juglans regia isolate MS1-56 chromosome 6S, Jm3101_v1.0, whole genome shotgun sequence genomic window:
- the LOC121237435 gene encoding vesicle-associated protein 4-1-like isoform X3, translating to MALADHHHHRTHSDLKLFRLCPFWQSGNTSSSSSSTQNLTHSNRGQGNHSNRQAEGPISKSSSKTVSSVARSLLPPRRRLRLDPANNLYFPNEPGKQVKSAIRLKNTSRSHVAFKFQTTAPKSCYMRPPGGILAPGESIIATVFKFVEHIENNEKPADQKSKIKFKIMSLKVKGGVEYVPELFDEQKDQVTIQLVSSGIKTSWLFESVQLS from the exons ATGGCCCTAGCGGACCACCACCATCACAGGACACACTCCGACCTGAAGCTCTTCAGGCTCTGCCCTTTTTGGCAATCGGGGAACACGTCGTCGTCTTCCTCCTCTACGCAGAACCTTACGCATAGTAACCGCGGCCAGGGGAACCATAGCAACCGACAAGCGGAGGGGCCCATTTCAAAGTCGTCCTCCAAAACCGTGTCGTCTGTGGCGCGATCGCTGCTCCCTCCTCGGCGTAGGCTCCGGCTCGACCCTGCCAACAACCTGTACTTCCCAA ATGAGCCGGGTAAACAGGTTAAGAGCGCGATCAGATTGAAGAACACTAGCAGGTCTCATGTAGCTTTTAAG TTTCAAACTACAGCACCAAAGAGCTGTTATATGCGTCCACCTGGTGGCATCCTTGCTCCTGGAGAAAGTATCATTGCAACTG TGTTCAAGTTTGTGGAGCATATTGAGAACAATGAAAAACCAGCAGACCAGAAGAGCAAGATTAAATTCAAGATCATGAGTCTGAAGGTGAAAGGAGGAGTTGAGTATGTACCTGAATTG TTTGATGAACAAAAGGATCAAGTTACTATTCAGCTAGTTAGTAGTGGGATTAAAACCTCTTGGCTGTTTGAATCCGTGCAACTGTCCTAA
- the LOC121237435 gene encoding vesicle-associated protein 4-1-like isoform X2, whose protein sequence is MALADHHHHRTHSDLKLFRLCPFWQSGNTSSSSSSTQNLTHSNRGQGNHSNRQAEGPISKSSSKTVSSVARSLLPPRRRLRLDPANNLYFPNEPGKQVKSAIRLKNTSRSHVAFKFQTTAPKSCYMRPPGGILAPGESIIATVFKFVEHIENNEKPADQKSKIKFKIMSLKVKGGVEYVPELALDKLKRQLAEAEAALEARKKPPIDTGPRVVGEGLVIDEWKERREKYLARQQVEAVESA, encoded by the exons ATGGCCCTAGCGGACCACCACCATCACAGGACACACTCCGACCTGAAGCTCTTCAGGCTCTGCCCTTTTTGGCAATCGGGGAACACGTCGTCGTCTTCCTCCTCTACGCAGAACCTTACGCATAGTAACCGCGGCCAGGGGAACCATAGCAACCGACAAGCGGAGGGGCCCATTTCAAAGTCGTCCTCCAAAACCGTGTCGTCTGTGGCGCGATCGCTGCTCCCTCCTCGGCGTAGGCTCCGGCTCGACCCTGCCAACAACCTGTACTTCCCAA ATGAGCCGGGTAAACAGGTTAAGAGCGCGATCAGATTGAAGAACACTAGCAGGTCTCATGTAGCTTTTAAG TTTCAAACTACAGCACCAAAGAGCTGTTATATGCGTCCACCTGGTGGCATCCTTGCTCCTGGAGAAAGTATCATTGCAACTG TGTTCAAGTTTGTGGAGCATATTGAGAACAATGAAAAACCAGCAGACCAGAAGAGCAAGATTAAATTCAAGATCATGAGTCTGAAGGTGAAAGGAGGAGTTGAGTATGTACCTGAATTG GCTTTGGATAAACTGAAGCGTCAATTAGCTGAAGCTGAGGCTGCACTTGAAGCACGCAAGAAGCCTCCCATAGACACAGGACCTCGGGTAGTTGGGGAAGGGCTTGTAATAGATGAATGG AAAGAGCGGAGGGAGAAATATCTGGCGCGGCAACAGGTTGAAGCAGTGGAGTCAGCATAA
- the LOC121237435 gene encoding vesicle-associated protein 4-1-like isoform X1: MALADHHHHRTHSDLKLFRLCPFWQSGNTSSSSSSTQNLTHSNRGQGNHSNRQAEGPISKSSSKTVSSVARSLLPPRRRLRLDPANNLYFPNEPGKQVKSAIRLKNTSRSHVAFKFQTTAPKSCYMRPPGGILAPGESIIATVFKFVEHIENNEKPADQKSKIKFKIMSLKVKGGVEYVPELFDEQKDQVIVERILRVVFIDLERPSPALDKLKRQLAEAEAALEARKKPPIDTGPRVVGEGLVIDEWKERREKYLARQQVEAVESA, encoded by the exons ATGGCCCTAGCGGACCACCACCATCACAGGACACACTCCGACCTGAAGCTCTTCAGGCTCTGCCCTTTTTGGCAATCGGGGAACACGTCGTCGTCTTCCTCCTCTACGCAGAACCTTACGCATAGTAACCGCGGCCAGGGGAACCATAGCAACCGACAAGCGGAGGGGCCCATTTCAAAGTCGTCCTCCAAAACCGTGTCGTCTGTGGCGCGATCGCTGCTCCCTCCTCGGCGTAGGCTCCGGCTCGACCCTGCCAACAACCTGTACTTCCCAA ATGAGCCGGGTAAACAGGTTAAGAGCGCGATCAGATTGAAGAACACTAGCAGGTCTCATGTAGCTTTTAAG TTTCAAACTACAGCACCAAAGAGCTGTTATATGCGTCCACCTGGTGGCATCCTTGCTCCTGGAGAAAGTATCATTGCAACTG TGTTCAAGTTTGTGGAGCATATTGAGAACAATGAAAAACCAGCAGACCAGAAGAGCAAGATTAAATTCAAGATCATGAGTCTGAAGGTGAAAGGAGGAGTTGAGTATGTACCTGAATTG TTTGATGAACAAAAGGATCAAGTAATAGTTGAGCGAATTTTGCGGGTTGTTTTTATAGACTTGGAGCGTCCTAGTCCT GCTTTGGATAAACTGAAGCGTCAATTAGCTGAAGCTGAGGCTGCACTTGAAGCACGCAAGAAGCCTCCCATAGACACAGGACCTCGGGTAGTTGGGGAAGGGCTTGTAATAGATGAATGG AAAGAGCGGAGGGAGAAATATCTGGCGCGGCAACAGGTTGAAGCAGTGGAGTCAGCATAA
- the LOC121237437 gene encoding transcription factor MYB41-like — MGKSPCRDEREGLKKGPWTVEEDQKLLDYIQKHGHGRWRILPNNAGLKRCGKSCRLRWTNYLRPDIKRGRFSFEEEETIIQLHGVLGNKWSAIAAHLPGRTDNEIKNYWNTHIRKRLLRMGIDPVTHTPRLDLLELYSILSSSVYHSSQLNNFPSQQLGVGPLGNPNLQGLATADHLLSPQYKTTEIISQYDPQQNQYHNTLVSNQFQSSHPIHELNTSTYAAQVNQLHSAVQETQPCAASHTLSTPFRREPQLTQAKLEQLSPNLTNFIRQNALPNLWPSMGEQPNLARNDFPLQNVDSIIDLQLENEILQTRNNIDQQKPNYSFGSLTTTTSPSLTSLSSTTGHLRQLQH; from the exons ATGGGAAAGTCTCCTTGTCGTGACGAGCGGGAAGGTTTAAAGAAAGGTCCATGGACTGTAGAGGAAGATCAGAAACTGCTTGATTATATTCAGAAACATGGGCATGGTAGATGGAGAATCCTTCCCAATAATGCAG GTCTAAAAAGGTGTGGAAAGAGTTGCCGGCTTCGCTGGACAAACTATTTGAGACCAGACATCAAGAGAGGCAGGTTTtcatttgaagaagaagagaccATAATACAACTACACGGTGTTTTGGGAAATAA GTGGTCCGCCATTGCTGCTCACTTGCCGGGAAGAACAGATAACGAGATAAAAAACTATTGGAACACCCACATCAGAAAGAGGCTATTAAGAATGGGAATTGATCCAGTGACTCATACCCCACGGCTCGATCTTCTCGAACTCTACTCCATTCTGAGCTCATCTGTCTAccactcatctcaacttaataaTTTCCCCAGTCAGCAGCTAGGAGTCGGACCTTTAGGAAACCCAAATCTTCAAGGTCTAGCCACAGCTGATCATCTCCTGTCACCCCAATACAAAACAACAGAGATTATTTCTCAGTATGATCCCCAGCAAAACCAATATCACAATACCCTAGTTTCAAACCAGTTCCAGTCTTCCCATCCCATACATGAGCTAAACACGAGTACTTATGCTGCACAAGTAAACCAGCTTCATAGCGCAGTGCAAGAAACTCAACCTTGTGCAGCATCACATACTCTTAGCACTCCATTTCGAAGGGAACCTCAGCTCACACAAGCAAAATTGGAGCAACTCTCTCCAAATCTTACCAATTTTATCCGCCAAAATGCTCTGCCAAACTTGTGGCCGAGTATGGGAGAGCAACCAAATTTAGCCAGGAATGACTTTCCTTTGCAAAATGTGGATTCCATTATCGACCTTCAACTTGAAAACGAAATTTTACAGACTAGGAACAATATTGATCAGCAGAAACCAAATTACAGTTTTGGCTCGCTGACAACGACAACTTCACCCAGTCTCACTTCCTTATCGTCTACTACAGGCCACCTACGCCAGCTGCAGCACTGA